A part of Halodesulfovibrio marinisediminis DSM 17456 genomic DNA contains:
- a CDS encoding deoxyribodipyrimidine photo-lyase, whose product MRTERIHMVRKSLLPKTPQSVIYWMRCEHRVQDNWALLYALQQANDQNLPLLVLFCLSGSTPQGSYRQKKFLFDSLTELQSSLEKVGIQFLNCNAHKPKELAELITIFTPSLLVTDHSALKPQRLWLHAIKEHTECAIAEVDGRNIVPVRYASNKQEYAARTIRPKIHRLLEQFLTPFPKLTAPQQVWKGSLRSEPLTTPQTEQNSPSVLTNFKSGEKAAQDVLNHFVNKKIYQYLHRNDPTKNALSNLSPYLHFGMVSAQRAVLTTLDHPQVPAEAKEVFLEELVVRRELADNFCFYNPQYDSTDCFPKWAQETLTKHRSDPRDYLYSLKELEQGRTHDPLWNAAQQELLYLGKMHGYMRMYWAKKILEWTASPEEAMHHAIYLNDTYSLDGVDSNGYTGIAWSIGGIHDRPWRERAIFGTIRYMNYNGAKRKFNVEEYIQQVTDAVKKLPT is encoded by the coding sequence ATGCGGACAGAACGAATTCATATGGTACGCAAAAGCTTACTACCTAAAACGCCCCAAAGCGTAATCTATTGGATGCGTTGTGAACACAGAGTACAAGATAACTGGGCCCTACTCTATGCCTTGCAGCAGGCAAACGATCAGAATCTGCCTCTGCTAGTTCTTTTCTGCCTCTCCGGCTCAACACCGCAAGGCTCATACAGACAAAAAAAGTTCCTCTTCGACAGCTTAACCGAACTCCAAAGTTCGCTTGAGAAAGTTGGAATCCAGTTCCTTAATTGCAATGCACACAAGCCGAAAGAATTGGCAGAACTCATCACAATATTTACCCCATCCCTTCTTGTAACAGACCACTCCGCCCTCAAGCCACAACGGTTATGGCTCCATGCTATTAAGGAGCATACAGAGTGCGCTATTGCTGAAGTCGACGGACGTAACATAGTTCCCGTGCGCTATGCTTCTAACAAACAGGAATATGCAGCCCGCACCATCCGCCCCAAAATTCATAGGCTGCTGGAACAGTTCCTTACGCCTTTTCCAAAACTCACCGCCCCGCAGCAAGTATGGAAAGGCTCTCTTCGCTCAGAGCCGCTTACCACACCACAAACAGAACAAAATAGCCCTTCTGTTCTAACAAATTTTAAATCCGGTGAAAAAGCGGCTCAGGACGTACTCAATCATTTCGTGAACAAAAAAATTTACCAATACCTACACAGAAACGATCCCACAAAAAATGCACTCTCCAACCTTTCTCCATATCTACATTTCGGTATGGTTTCCGCTCAACGTGCAGTACTCACGACGTTAGACCACCCTCAAGTCCCTGCCGAAGCAAAAGAGGTCTTCCTTGAAGAACTCGTGGTACGCCGTGAGCTTGCAGACAATTTCTGCTTCTACAATCCACAGTATGATTCAACAGACTGCTTCCCGAAATGGGCACAGGAAACACTTACTAAGCATCGCTCTGACCCTCGTGACTACTTATATTCACTAAAGGAGCTGGAACAAGGAAGAACACACGATCCTCTTTGGAACGCTGCACAACAGGAGCTACTGTATCTTGGAAAAATGCACGGGTACATGCGCATGTACTGGGCAAAAAAGATTCTGGAATGGACTGCCTCACCTGAAGAAGCCATGCATCATGCGATTTACCTTAACGACACATACTCGCTCGATGGGGTTGATTCCAACGGATATACGGGGATAGCTTGGTCCATTGGCGGGATACACGACAGACCATGGCGTGAAAGGGCTATTTTCGGCACCATACGATACATGAACTATAACGGTGCAAAGCGTAAATTTAACGTTGAAGAATATATCCAGCAAGTCACAGATGCTGTAAAAAAGCTGCCCACATAA
- a CDS encoding peptide chain release factor 3, with translation MSKALAREVDKRRTFGIISHPDAGKTTLTEKLLLYGGAIQMAGSVKSRKAARHATSDWMAMEQERGISVTSSVMKFEYKGHEVNLLDTPGHQDFSEDTYRVLTAVDSGLLVIDSAKGVEAQTLKLMDVCRLRNTPIVTFINKLDRDGLDPLDVMADIEEHLKIECAPLTWPIGMGQEFKGTWNIYKNELHLFSAVHEGKTQEGLVFNDVNDPRLEEYLGDYAAQLRDELELLEGAGNPFDKERYLNGEQTPVFFGSAINNFGVQEMLDAFVELAPVPKSRPTTTREVSPYETDFSGVVFKIQANMDKNHRDRIAFMRICSGKFTRGMKVKHHRVGKDIAIANATIFMAQDRTGVDEAYAGDIIGIHNHGTIKIGDTFTTKEELKFVGIPSFSPEHFRRVQLKDPMKRKQLQKGLEQLAEEGAVQLFRPISNSDYILGAVGILQFDVIVHRLKEEYNVNALYEPCMITTARWISSEDQKVLADFKDYYRSDLAIDAEGCLAYLAPNPWKLESAQERYPKIEFSTTREIR, from the coding sequence ATGAGTAAAGCTTTAGCACGTGAAGTTGATAAACGCCGTACTTTCGGCATCATCAGTCACCCGGACGCCGGTAAAACTACCCTTACAGAAAAACTTTTGCTGTACGGTGGTGCAATTCAGATGGCGGGTTCAGTAAAGTCCCGTAAAGCGGCACGCCACGCTACTTCTGACTGGATGGCGATGGAACAGGAACGCGGTATTTCTGTTACTTCTTCCGTTATGAAGTTTGAATACAAGGGGCATGAAGTAAACCTGCTTGATACACCGGGTCACCAGGACTTTTCCGAAGATACCTACCGTGTACTCACTGCGGTAGACTCTGGCCTTCTGGTAATTGACTCTGCAAAAGGTGTAGAAGCTCAGACCTTGAAGCTCATGGATGTTTGTCGCCTGCGTAACACACCTATTGTTACCTTCATTAATAAGCTTGACCGTGACGGCCTTGATCCTCTGGATGTTATGGCTGACATCGAAGAGCATCTGAAGATTGAATGTGCGCCGCTTACATGGCCTATTGGCATGGGGCAGGAATTTAAAGGTACATGGAATATCTACAAAAACGAACTGCATCTCTTCAGCGCTGTACATGAAGGTAAGACTCAGGAAGGTCTCGTTTTCAACGACGTTAATGATCCTCGCCTTGAAGAGTACCTTGGTGACTACGCTGCACAGCTTCGTGATGAATTGGAATTGCTTGAAGGTGCTGGTAACCCGTTCGACAAAGAACGTTACCTGAACGGTGAACAGACTCCTGTATTCTTCGGTTCTGCAATCAACAACTTTGGTGTGCAGGAAATGTTGGATGCGTTTGTTGAGCTTGCACCGGTTCCCAAAAGCCGTCCTACTACCACTCGAGAAGTGTCACCGTACGAAACAGATTTTTCCGGTGTTGTATTTAAGATTCAGGCAAACATGGATAAAAATCACCGTGACCGTATCGCATTTATGCGTATCTGCTCCGGTAAGTTTACCCGTGGCATGAAGGTTAAGCACCACCGCGTAGGTAAAGATATTGCGATTGCAAACGCGACAATCTTTATGGCGCAGGACAGAACTGGTGTAGATGAAGCGTATGCCGGTGATATTATCGGTATCCATAACCACGGCACAATTAAGATTGGTGATACCTTTACCACCAAAGAAGAGCTGAAGTTTGTCGGTATTCCAAGCTTCTCTCCGGAACATTTTCGTCGTGTGCAGCTCAAAGACCCTATGAAACGTAAGCAGCTGCAGAAAGGCCTTGAACAGCTCGCAGAAGAAGGCGCAGTTCAGCTGTTCCGTCCGATTTCAAACAGTGACTACATTCTTGGAGCCGTAGGTATCCTGCAGTTTGATGTAATCGTACACCGTCTGAAAGAAGAGTATAACGTAAACGCACTCTACGAACCGTGCATGATTACCACCGCTCGTTGGATTAGCAGTGAAGACCAGAAGGTCCTTGCAGACTTTAAAGACTACTACCGCAGCGATCTTGCAATTGATGCTGAAGGATGTCTTGCCTATCTTGCTCCAAACCCTTGGAAGCTTGAATCTGCCCAAGAACGCTATCCAAAGATTGAATTCAGCACTACCCGCGAAATTCGCTAG
- a CDS encoding MucR family transcriptional regulator, protein MEEYLKQALDIVKAQASVRTMTEDEIGSMMQKLAFGIKQIAEGTQEEIEQEPIMEPSKAIKEKSITCLECGKSFKILTRKHLLSHDLTMQEYREKYGYKKGMPLVCKSLQRERRKKMKDMRLWEKRKKKA, encoded by the coding sequence ATGGAAGAGTATTTGAAGCAGGCCTTGGATATTGTAAAGGCACAGGCTAGCGTTCGTACCATGACCGAAGACGAAATTGGGTCTATGATGCAAAAATTGGCTTTCGGCATTAAACAGATCGCTGAAGGCACTCAGGAAGAAATAGAGCAAGAGCCAATAATGGAGCCTAGCAAAGCCATTAAAGAAAAATCCATCACCTGCCTTGAATGCGGAAAATCTTTTAAGATCCTTACCCGCAAGCATTTACTTTCTCATGATCTGACTATGCAGGAATACCGCGAAAAATATGGCTACAAAAAAGGTATGCCACTTGTTTGTAAATCTCTCCAGCGTGAGCGTAGAAAGAAAATGAAAGACATGCGCCTTTGGGAAAAACGCAAAAAGAAAGCGTAG
- a CDS encoding hydantoinase/oxoprolinase family protein, with protein sequence MGSNKRYCIGIDTGGTYTDAVIVELESGAVITTAKSPTTHYDIQRGIQSVVEKVLAASKINPTDIVRTSVSTTLATNALVENKGADVALFVIGFNQRLEVPAVAARFVPGGHTIKGEEVEPLGIQFIVDGVNELKNDVEAWAVCSSMAFMNPVHELVAAKAVKLVSDAPVFCSHEASSRAGMKERASTACLNAQLLPVMRKFLSGISNALTACGITGEVLVVRGDATAMQMQEALTHAASTIASGPAATALFGAKTTNTTDALILDVGGTTTDITLIKDGKPVVDTGGMSIGKWETHVEAVEMFTVGIGGDSLVQLTQGKPMQVGPDRVTPVCMAKDIPAPEEWIGQGKLSRCIAMVPNLAHDLVTGSTILTCLAEHGAMTPQAILMQLGIAEITFEQELTKLLHKQYVIEVGFTPTDALHVLKKLDIGDYAAAFSAAQTLAAIEGCTAEEFALRVLTQAERVIEETVLRHLSKREIGGNLASYLTNREENPLLQITVSLNVPMIGIGAAAPYLLTNVAKRLNTAITFPDHFAVGNALGSVFMAERNC encoded by the coding sequence ATGGGAAGTAATAAACGGTATTGTATTGGTATTGATACCGGTGGAACATATACAGATGCAGTCATTGTGGAGTTGGAGTCAGGAGCAGTTATTACAACAGCCAAGAGTCCGACAACTCACTATGACATTCAGCGAGGTATCCAGTCGGTTGTAGAAAAGGTGTTGGCAGCATCTAAGATTAATCCGACCGATATTGTCAGAACGTCTGTTTCCACCACTCTGGCGACAAATGCACTAGTGGAAAACAAGGGGGCAGACGTTGCTCTCTTTGTTATCGGATTCAATCAGCGGCTCGAAGTTCCGGCTGTTGCAGCCCGCTTTGTTCCCGGTGGACACACCATTAAAGGTGAAGAGGTGGAGCCGCTAGGTATTCAGTTTATTGTAGACGGGGTAAACGAATTAAAAAATGACGTAGAGGCATGGGCAGTGTGCAGTTCTATGGCGTTTATGAATCCTGTACACGAACTGGTTGCAGCTAAGGCGGTTAAGTTGGTGAGTGATGCCCCTGTGTTTTGTTCACACGAGGCAAGTTCTCGTGCAGGAATGAAAGAGCGTGCTTCCACTGCATGTCTTAATGCTCAGCTGTTACCGGTTATGCGGAAATTTCTTTCCGGCATAAGTAATGCACTTACAGCCTGTGGGATTACAGGTGAGGTGCTTGTAGTACGAGGAGATGCAACCGCTATGCAGATGCAGGAAGCGTTAACGCATGCCGCATCAACTATTGCCAGCGGACCGGCAGCAACTGCTCTTTTCGGAGCAAAAACTACCAATACTACAGATGCCCTTATTCTTGATGTAGGCGGCACCACAACAGATATTACTCTCATTAAAGATGGCAAGCCAGTTGTGGACACTGGTGGCATGTCCATCGGCAAATGGGAAACTCATGTGGAAGCCGTTGAGATGTTTACTGTTGGTATCGGTGGTGACAGTCTTGTGCAGCTTACCCAAGGAAAGCCAATGCAAGTGGGGCCTGATCGGGTGACACCGGTCTGCATGGCAAAGGACATTCCTGCTCCTGAAGAGTGGATTGGCCAAGGTAAGCTGTCCCGCTGCATTGCAATGGTACCAAATTTAGCCCACGATCTAGTTACAGGTTCAACTATTCTCACATGCCTTGCAGAACATGGGGCTATGACACCGCAAGCAATTCTTATGCAGTTAGGTATTGCTGAAATAACTTTCGAGCAGGAATTGACCAAATTACTGCATAAGCAATACGTGATAGAAGTTGGATTTACTCCTACGGATGCACTCCATGTTCTTAAGAAGCTTGATATCGGTGATTATGCCGCTGCCTTTAGTGCTGCCCAGACTCTGGCAGCCATAGAAGGTTGCACAGCAGAAGAGTTTGCCCTTCGCGTTCTTACCCAAGCAGAACGTGTCATCGAAGAAACAGTGCTGAGGCATCTTTCCAAGCGTGAGATAGGCGGCAATCTAGCCAGTTATCTTACAAACCGCGAAGAGAATCCGTTGCTTCAAATTACCGTTTCACTCAATGTACCTATGATCGGAATCGGTGCAGCTGCACCATATTTGCTCACAAACGTTGCTAAACGATTGAATACGGCCATTACGTTCCCTGATCACTTTGCTGTGGGGAACGCTTTAGGGTCTGTGTTTATGGCAGAGCGCAACTGCTAA
- a CDS encoding zinc dependent phospholipase C family protein, producing the protein MKKGLVLAAVAAFAFVLLPEAAYAWGPGVHISIAEWLLSNLSILPASVAHTIALHKDAFKYGALSADIFIGKGSTVVPGHSHNWETGLTLLKNVQSPKLRAYAYGYLSHLAADVVAHNNYVPSLMSGAPTSGKLGHVYIEAQADRMVRWNSNSVRGLFKISCTDHDCELLAATNKNKNGFAIRKQVFRSSVALCGAFPWKSSLKLIHNTMPGAADRKYLRSMIDASAQSVVNILSLQDKSAVTGVDPIGERALADSKGLCAGTPIIPRRNPFPLVFPLDKRVSTLPKLQASHRIVL; encoded by the coding sequence ATGAAAAAAGGTTTGGTATTGGCGGCGGTAGCTGCCTTTGCTTTTGTTTTGCTTCCGGAAGCTGCATACGCATGGGGACCGGGAGTTCACATTTCCATAGCAGAATGGCTGCTTTCCAATCTTTCTATTCTTCCTGCATCTGTTGCGCACACCATTGCACTGCACAAAGACGCCTTTAAATATGGCGCACTCTCAGCCGACATCTTCATTGGAAAAGGCAGCACAGTTGTTCCCGGTCACAGTCACAACTGGGAAACAGGTCTAACGCTACTCAAAAACGTTCAAAGTCCTAAACTACGCGCCTACGCATATGGCTACCTTTCTCACCTTGCAGCAGACGTAGTAGCGCACAACAACTATGTTCCTAGCCTCATGTCTGGAGCGCCAACTTCCGGCAAGCTCGGACATGTATACATTGAAGCACAAGCAGACCGTATGGTACGTTGGAACAGTAACAGCGTACGCGGGCTATTCAAAATTTCCTGCACCGACCATGACTGCGAACTTCTCGCAGCCACAAACAAGAACAAAAACGGCTTTGCCATCCGCAAGCAAGTGTTCCGCAGCAGCGTAGCACTCTGTGGTGCATTCCCATGGAAAAGCTCTCTCAAGCTTATCCATAACACTATGCCCGGTGCAGCAGACCGCAAATATTTACGATCCATGATTGACGCCAGTGCGCAATCCGTAGTCAATATCCTTTCATTACAAGACAAATCCGCAGTCACAGGTGTAGACCCTATAGGTGAAAGAGCACTTGCCGACTCAAAAGGACTCTGCGCGGGCACACCAATTATTCCACGACGCAATCCTTTCCCGCTTGTCTTCCCACTCGACAAGCGAGTCTCAACGTTGCCTAAGCTGCAAGCGTCACATCGCATCGTGTTATAA
- the hemW gene encoding radical SAM family heme chaperone HemW, translating to MLLYLHVPFCRSKCGYCAFHSQVPDENAMQVYLDALMRDIALWGDRLGNAPVETIFFGGGTPSMLPSKAIDTILNRIAKTFAIGNGAEISMEANPESAARGTFLHDVRSSGINRLSLGIQSLNRNLLHTLGRPHSAKQAIAAIELARKSGFGNINIDFIWGLPEQRIKHWLEELKQIVKLGPDHISCYSLTIEENTPFEVAYDDGKLDLPSDDDQGKMFLYGSDFLELQGYSHYEISNFARMGFQCRHNLGYWEGADYLGLGPSAVSTINSKRWANTKVLETYAEQAANGQLGTNAETLTPHERMQELIMLRLRTARGLRLTAYKELTGRSFMEDFRPMITTLHQHHLVKIRNGYLNLTKRGMLVSNTIIENLFEAMDRL from the coding sequence ATGTTGCTATACTTACATGTCCCATTCTGCCGCAGTAAATGCGGGTATTGTGCGTTTCATTCTCAAGTGCCGGATGAAAACGCTATGCAGGTGTATCTAGATGCATTGATGCGCGACATCGCCCTCTGGGGCGACAGGCTCGGCAATGCCCCAGTTGAGACCATCTTCTTTGGTGGTGGTACGCCTTCCATGCTCCCATCCAAGGCTATTGATACTATACTTAACAGAATTGCTAAGACCTTTGCCATTGGCAACGGGGCAGAGATAAGTATGGAAGCTAACCCCGAGTCCGCTGCACGGGGAACGTTTCTGCACGACGTTCGCAGTTCAGGAATCAACAGACTTAGCCTCGGGATTCAAAGCCTCAACCGAAATCTGCTGCACACATTAGGAAGACCGCATTCTGCTAAGCAAGCCATTGCAGCAATCGAACTGGCCCGCAAAAGCGGGTTCGGCAACATCAACATTGATTTCATATGGGGATTACCTGAGCAACGCATCAAACACTGGCTCGAGGAGTTGAAACAAATCGTAAAGCTCGGCCCTGACCATATCTCCTGCTACAGCCTTACAATCGAAGAAAACACTCCGTTCGAAGTTGCGTACGACGATGGAAAGCTGGACCTGCCTTCTGACGATGACCAAGGAAAAATGTTCCTTTACGGTTCCGACTTCCTTGAGCTCCAAGGCTACAGCCACTACGAAATTTCCAATTTTGCCCGTATGGGCTTCCAGTGCCGCCACAACCTAGGCTACTGGGAAGGCGCAGACTACCTAGGCCTTGGTCCTTCAGCCGTATCAACCATAAACAGCAAACGCTGGGCAAACACCAAGGTCCTCGAAACATACGCAGAGCAAGCCGCAAACGGACAACTTGGCACCAACGCTGAGACTCTTACACCGCATGAGCGCATGCAGGAACTTATCATGCTTCGCCTGCGTACCGCACGCGGATTACGCCTTACAGCCTACAAAGAGCTCACCGGAAGAAGTTTTATGGAAGATTTTCGCCCAATGATCACAACACTGCATCAACACCACCTAGTTAAAATTCGTAATGGGTATCTGAACCTTACGAAACGCGGCATGCTAGTCTCCAACACCATCATAGAAAATTTATTTGAAGCAATGGATCGACTCTAG
- a CDS encoding MarR family winged helix-turn-helix transcriptional regulator has translation MKRFQDDKFPLGYAVAMTHRMQAAKAKEKVAQYGITFGQVPFLMEILRNKEPMTQDALSKALFIDPAATARAVEQLEIKGLVKRKVNPKNRRQKLVSATDKATWMKGDIRASLREAMQEVLEPLTTEEQETLAMLLSKICEHGAQT, from the coding sequence ATGAAGCGCTTTCAGGACGATAAGTTTCCACTAGGGTATGCAGTTGCAATGACTCATCGTATGCAGGCTGCAAAAGCAAAAGAAAAAGTTGCTCAGTACGGCATTACGTTTGGGCAGGTTCCTTTTTTAATGGAGATTTTGCGCAATAAGGAGCCAATGACACAGGATGCGTTGTCAAAGGCGCTTTTTATTGATCCTGCTGCAACGGCACGGGCTGTAGAGCAGCTGGAAATCAAAGGGCTTGTTAAGCGCAAGGTTAATCCCAAAAATCGAAGACAAAAACTGGTATCTGCTACTGATAAGGCAACGTGGATGAAAGGTGACATACGTGCATCTTTACGTGAAGCAATGCAGGAAGTGCTTGAACCGCTGACCACGGAAGAGCAGGAAACTTTGGCAATGCTTCTATCCAAGATTTGCGAGCACGGCGCGCAAACATAA
- a CDS encoding MFS transporter encodes MTTNKTVSPAAATFIVAAVQFLTPFMMSAVGVALPSIGKEFSAGAFQLGLVEMAYILAGGILMLPCGRFADIRGRKKVFLTGLVVFICATFFIALAPSMEALILLRFVQGAGSALVAANSIAIISSVVPPQVRGRAMGIVAASVYMGLSASPTLTGFIIQYGSWRWIFWGALPLQLAALWLTFTRLHGEWFGAKGAPFDWKGSLMYAAAICMAMTGITHLKAGGIFPILFVLGILGLCAFFFWEAKEEHPILNVPLLKKNRTFSLSSLVLLANYASSFGVTFFFSLYLQQIKGVSPQYTGLTLVIQPAIMAVLSPFVGALGDKVNPGKLTMFGLALCTVALSICSTVTASTSIVTLMSILVLLGFGFAFFSSPNLTVIMNCVEPKHYGVAASLSATMRTLGMLTAMVSISFILSLLMGSNSVSDAPEAFISSMQTGFSIFTVVSAIGVACSFASLRAQKHSAMYQAVPEGSDA; translated from the coding sequence ATGACAACCAATAAAACTGTCTCACCTGCGGCAGCAACGTTTATCGTTGCTGCCGTTCAGTTTTTGACACCATTTATGATGTCAGCCGTAGGGGTGGCTTTACCTTCTATCGGCAAAGAATTTTCTGCCGGTGCATTTCAGCTTGGACTTGTTGAAATGGCGTACATTCTGGCAGGCGGAATACTTATGCTTCCGTGCGGACGTTTCGCTGATATTCGGGGGCGTAAGAAGGTCTTTTTGACTGGTCTTGTTGTTTTTATCTGTGCCACGTTTTTCATTGCGTTGGCGCCATCCATGGAAGCACTTATTCTTTTGCGTTTTGTGCAAGGTGCAGGCTCTGCGCTTGTTGCAGCAAACAGTATTGCCATTATTTCATCAGTAGTACCGCCCCAAGTGCGAGGCAGGGCGATGGGGATTGTGGCAGCTTCTGTTTATATGGGGCTTTCTGCCAGCCCTACTCTCACTGGATTTATTATCCAATATGGCAGTTGGCGTTGGATTTTCTGGGGCGCGTTACCGCTTCAGCTTGCAGCGTTGTGGCTTACCTTTACTCGTTTGCACGGGGAGTGGTTCGGCGCAAAAGGTGCACCGTTCGACTGGAAGGGCAGTCTTATGTATGCAGCTGCAATCTGTATGGCTATGACAGGTATTACCCATTTAAAAGCTGGTGGAATTTTTCCAATCTTGTTTGTTCTCGGAATTCTGGGGCTTTGTGCGTTTTTTTTCTGGGAAGCAAAGGAAGAGCATCCTATTCTTAACGTTCCGCTCTTAAAGAAGAATCGTACATTCTCTTTGAGCAGCCTCGTCTTGTTAGCAAACTACGCATCATCTTTTGGCGTAACATTTTTCTTCAGTCTGTATTTGCAGCAGATTAAGGGTGTTTCACCACAGTATACTGGGCTTACTCTCGTCATTCAGCCTGCCATCATGGCCGTCCTTTCGCCTTTTGTAGGGGCGCTTGGCGATAAGGTAAATCCAGGAAAGCTTACAATGTTTGGCCTTGCTTTATGTACGGTTGCGCTTTCTATATGCTCAACTGTGACTGCTTCCACCAGCATTGTGACACTCATGTCTATTCTGGTGTTACTTGGATTTGGTTTTGCTTTCTTCTCATCACCAAACCTTACAGTCATCATGAACTGTGTGGAACCAAAACATTATGGTGTGGCAGCAAGCCTTTCCGCTACCATGCGTACGCTTGGTATGCTTACAGCCATGGTTTCTATTTCTTTTATCCTGAGTTTACTTATGGGCAGTAACTCTGTTTCAGATGCACCTGAAGCATTTATTTCGTCTATGCAAACAGGCTTCTCAATATTTACTGTCGTCAGTGCAATCGGCGTTGCTTGCTCATTTGCCAGCCTTCGGGCGCAGAAACATTCGGCAATGTATCAAGCCGTGCCGGAAGGCTCAGATGCATAG
- a CDS encoding M23 family metallopeptidase — MFVVAVVLVVAAAYSSLTPSQTEQIAQSGSENATPVATSTVSPEVLVASATQEAQAISEPALPPQPVVEVFNGKIEKGATASTLLNKWLTKAEVYQLAAATDKAFRLTKIRRGRPYRVVTTDGEFTRFEYEIDNDQYLSVAKTDEGFVAECKDIKYDIITERVNGIIASSLYEAMTASGEKPALAVRIGDIFGWEIDFIRDIRKNDSFTAVVEKRYRDGKFQGYGKILAARFVNQGNKYEGYYLKDKDGFTQYYTADGKNLRRAFLKAPLKFTRISSKFTNRRLHPILKTYRPHHGVDYAAPRGTPVYAIGNGKIVKVSRSRGAGKYVKIRHSNGYESAYLHLSRFARGLKVGKKVKQGQLIAYVGSTGYSTGPHLDFRMKRNGKYINPTRATNPRAPKATKEQLTILKEKVELLRLDNDTAQAPEQVVGKGA; from the coding sequence TTGTTTGTTGTTGCAGTAGTATTAGTTGTTGCAGCAGCGTATTCATCATTAACACCATCACAAACCGAACAGATCGCTCAGAGCGGAAGTGAAAATGCCACTCCTGTCGCTACTTCTACAGTATCACCGGAAGTCCTTGTTGCTTCAGCGACGCAAGAAGCTCAGGCTATTTCAGAACCTGCGCTACCTCCACAGCCTGTTGTGGAAGTGTTCAACGGGAAAATAGAAAAAGGGGCAACTGCCTCCACTCTTCTGAATAAATGGCTTACCAAAGCGGAAGTATATCAGCTTGCAGCCGCAACTGATAAAGCATTCCGTCTCACCAAAATCCGTCGGGGACGACCATACAGAGTCGTTACCACCGATGGGGAATTCACAAGATTTGAATACGAGATCGATAACGATCAATATCTGTCTGTAGCAAAAACAGATGAAGGTTTTGTGGCCGAATGCAAGGATATTAAGTACGACATTATCACCGAGCGTGTTAATGGTATTATTGCATCAAGCTTGTATGAAGCTATGACTGCTAGTGGTGAAAAGCCTGCGCTTGCTGTTCGGATTGGTGATATCTTCGGTTGGGAGATCGACTTTATCCGTGACATCCGAAAGAATGACTCTTTTACTGCAGTTGTTGAAAAGCGCTACCGTGATGGCAAATTTCAAGGCTACGGGAAGATTCTCGCTGCCCGTTTTGTGAATCAGGGTAACAAGTATGAAGGGTATTACTTGAAGGATAAGGATGGCTTTACGCAGTATTATACTGCGGATGGCAAAAACCTGCGTCGTGCGTTCTTAAAAGCGCCACTCAAGTTTACTCGAATTTCTTCTAAGTTCACCAATCGTCGTTTGCATCCGATTCTTAAGACATACCGCCCACATCATGGTGTTGATTATGCCGCCCCTCGCGGAACTCCTGTGTATGCTATTGGCAACGGAAAGATTGTTAAGGTTTCTCGCAGTAGAGGTGCTGGTAAGTATGTGAAAATTCGTCATAGCAATGGGTATGAATCTGCCTACTTACACCTTAGTCGATTTGCCAGAGGACTTAAGGTTGGTAAAAAGGTTAAGCAGGGACAGTTGATTGCTTATGTAGGTTCCACAGGGTATTCAACCGGCCCGCATCTTGACTTTCGTATGAAAAGGAACGGGAAGTATATTAACCCGACAAGAGCAACAAACCCGCGTGCACCAAAGGCTACCAAAGAACAACTTACTATTTTGAAAGAAAAGGTAGAGTTGCTTCGTCTGGATAATGATACTGCTCAGGCCCCTGAACAGGTTGTTGGCAAGGGAGCATAG
- a CDS encoding DUF6694 family lipoprotein: MKLKKIITFFAVAALLLGLIGCTPTIDGSSEEAFDTSYEEVMKEVPEKDKLRVKAAFAAFTAKKTLEATLEGTFSKDEIKKKVYAAMDGKTANDILKLTGQDEIKEEEK; encoded by the coding sequence ATGAAACTTAAAAAGATTATTACATTTTTTGCTGTAGCTGCTCTTCTGCTCGGCTTGATCGGCTGCACCCCTACAATTGATGGATCTTCTGAAGAAGCTTTTGATACTTCTTATGAAGAAGTAATGAAAGAAGTACCTGAAAAAGACAAATTGCGTGTTAAAGCTGCTTTTGCAGCATTCACTGCAAAAAAGACACTTGAAGCAACATTGGAAGGTACCTTCTCTAAAGATGAAATTAAAAAGAAAGTCTATGCAGCTATGGATGGCAAAACTGCCAACGATATTTTGAAATTAACCGGTCAGGATGAAATTAAAGAGGAAGAAAAATAA